A window of Paenibacillus sp. 19GGS1-52 contains these coding sequences:
- a CDS encoding inositol monophosphatase family protein, whose amino-acid sequence MSPIDPNNKNEREPYVVSGKGYTAVAISAAAKAGEWIKSRQGQVKELGTKTSAQDLVTEVDKGVEQMIRRLILTHYSDHAILGEEGVAPGAAAATAAVEEVRENDFLWIVDPVDGTTNFVHGFPFYCVSIALVVRGELTVGVIYDPIRDEMFVAEKGKGAYMHGVPTQVSVESEFGDSLIAMGFPPDREFAQPVNMAGLQSMLPQIRGIRAGGSAALHLAYVAAGRVDGYWEVGLNPWDCAAGVLLILESGGKVTDTLGRPYDIGTRHIVASNGRIHDYLVKSLVDAEATGYKL is encoded by the coding sequence ATGAGTCCTATAGATCCTAATAACAAGAATGAAAGGGAACCTTATGTGGTTAGTGGCAAGGGATACACAGCTGTTGCTATTAGCGCTGCTGCCAAGGCCGGGGAATGGATCAAGAGCAGACAGGGGCAGGTAAAAGAACTCGGCACCAAGACATCAGCCCAGGATCTTGTTACAGAAGTGGACAAGGGCGTGGAGCAGATGATCCGCAGGCTGATTCTGACACATTATTCCGATCATGCTATTCTCGGAGAAGAGGGTGTTGCACCAGGCGCAGCTGCGGCTACAGCAGCAGTGGAAGAAGTCCGGGAGAACGATTTTTTATGGATTGTAGATCCTGTGGACGGCACCACCAATTTCGTGCACGGATTTCCGTTCTACTGCGTCTCTATTGCATTGGTGGTGCGAGGTGAATTAACAGTCGGTGTTATATATGATCCTATTCGGGACGAAATGTTCGTTGCTGAAAAAGGAAAAGGCGCCTACATGCATGGGGTTCCTACCCAGGTTTCTGTGGAAAGTGAGTTTGGAGACAGCCTGATTGCTATGGGCTTTCCTCCAGATCGGGAATTTGCGCAGCCAGTGAATATGGCGGGACTGCAAAGCATGCTTCCACAGATTCGCGGTATACGCGCAGGCGGTTCTGCTGCACTGCATTTGGCCTATGTAGCCGCGGGTCGGGTAGATGGTTATTGGGAAGTCGGCTTGAACCCTTGGGATTGTGCAGCGGGCGTACTGCTTATCTTAGAATCAGGCGGGAAGGTTACGGATACACTGGGAAGACCGTATGATATCGGTACGCGTCATATAGTAGCAAGTAATGGACGTATTCATGATTATCTGGTGAAATCCCTGGTGGATGCTGAAGCAACCGGATATAAGTTGTAG
- the fabI gene encoding enoyl-ACP reductase FabI → MGELLTGKNIVVMGVANDRSIAWAIAKSLSEQGARLAFTYENERVESRVRKLAETLPDSVILPCDVTVDADIDNLAVELKEHFGVLHGIVHSIAYAKSEDLEGRFADTSRAGFALANDISAYSLVAVAQRLHTLMTEGGSVLTMTYMGSQRVLRNYNVMGVAKAALEASVRYLASDLGPDNIRVNAISAGPIRTLSAKGISDFNTILRIVEEKAPLRRGTDTAEVGDTAMFMMSHLSRGITGEVIYVDGGYHIIGG, encoded by the coding sequence ATGGGAGAATTGCTCACGGGCAAAAATATTGTTGTTATGGGCGTGGCGAATGACCGCAGTATCGCTTGGGCAATTGCCAAAAGCTTGTCTGAACAAGGAGCACGCCTTGCATTTACATATGAGAACGAACGAGTAGAAAGCCGGGTGCGTAAGCTGGCAGAGACTCTCCCAGATTCGGTAATCCTGCCCTGCGATGTAACAGTGGATGCTGATATTGACAATCTTGCTGTAGAGCTGAAGGAGCATTTCGGCGTACTTCACGGTATTGTTCATAGTATTGCATATGCGAAGAGCGAAGATCTGGAAGGGCGTTTTGCCGATACCTCTCGTGCTGGCTTTGCACTGGCGAACGATATCAGTGCATATTCACTGGTTGCTGTAGCACAGCGTCTGCATACTCTAATGACAGAGGGTGGATCAGTCCTTACGATGACTTATATGGGATCGCAGCGTGTGTTGCGTAATTACAACGTGATGGGTGTAGCTAAGGCGGCACTGGAAGCCTCAGTCCGCTATTTGGCAAGTGATCTTGGACCTGACAATATTCGTGTGAATGCAATATCAGCAGGGCCAATTCGTACATTGTCGGCAAAAGGAATTAGTGATTTCAACACTATTCTCCGTATTGTAGAGGAAAAGGCACCGCTGCGGCGGGGAACGGATACGGCGGAAGTTGGAGATACGGCGATGTTTATGATGAGTCATCTGTCACGCGGGATTACTGGAGAAGTGATTTATGTCGATGGAGGTTACCACATCATCGGCGGTTAA